ATCGTCCAGAAGGCATCAAGGCTTCTGCCCCGCCAGAACCAAACGGACTGGATGCGTCTGGAGCGCACATTCTTCATCCACTTCGGACCAAACACCTTTCGAGGCGTTGAGTGGGGCAACGGCCACGAGGATCCTTCCGTCTTCAACCCTGTACAACTTGATGCGGATCAATGGGTACGCACCGTGCGGGATGGCGGCGGCAAGATGGTGATTCTCGTATGCAAGCACCACGATGGATTGAACCTGTGGCCGACCCGCTATTCGAATCACTCCGTAGCGTTCAGTCCCTGGGAAGGCGGAAACGGAAATCTTGTTCGCGATGTAGCCGCGGCGGCGCGGAAATACAACATCAAGCTTGGCGTATATCTTTCACCCGCTGACCTCTATCAGCTGAAAACCAATCCCTCCAATCCAAAAGGCTACTATGGCAACCAAAGCCCAAAGCTGCGCTCGATTATTCCGACAGATCCCACCTTCTTCAAGACGGATCCATCCAAGGGTCGGACGCAGCCTGCGGGCTTTGGCAGATTTACGTACCAGGTCGACGATTACAACCGGTACTTCCTCAACGAACTCTACGAACTCTTGACGGAATACGGTCGGATCGATGAGGTCTGGTTCGATGGTGCGAACCCTGATCCGAGCGTGCAGGAGACATACGACTATAACGCCTGGTACGACATGATCCGGCATCTTCAGCCGCATGCGATCATCTTCGGCAAGGGGCCCGATGCTCGCTGGGTCGGCAATGAGAGCGGTGTCGGTCGAGCGACAGAGTGGAGCGTGATCCCTCTTCCCACCCCGCCGGATCAGTTCCGGTGGCCGGATATGAGGGATGAGGATCTGGGCAGCCGTTCCAAACTCGTCCCCGGATCGTACCTCTGGTGGTATCCGGCAGAGACCAATGTTCCGATTCTCCACGGTTGGTTTTGGGCTGAAGGTAAGAGTTCGCGAACCGCCGCCGAACTCGTAGATATCTATTACCAATCCGTCGGCCGCAACAGCAACTGGCTGCTGAACCTGTCACCGGATAATCGCGGCTTGATCCCGGAACTACAGGTTGCCAACGTCCGTCTGATGAATCAGGTCGTTAGCGAAACCTTTGCGAGAAACCTCGCGGACGGCGGCACCCTCACGGCTGATTCAAGTCAAAGAATGCACAGTCCCTCCGCTGTTCTCGACGGCAATCCGGATACGTGGTGGGAGGCCACGCCTGGTCGCAGCACAGCCATCCTGACGATAAAGCTTCCACACCCGGCCAAGTTCGACGTCATCTCCCTGCAAGAGGCCGTCGACCATCGCGGCCAGAGAATCGAATCCTTCGCCGTGGACGTGAAGGATGGATCGCAATGGAAGCAGGTGGAACAACAGACGACGATCGGTCACAAGAGGCTCTTGCGGCTGGACTCGCCGGTGAGCACCGATGAAGTGCGTATTCGTATCAACAGTTCCCGAATGGAACCCACCCTTGCCGAAATAGGTCTCTTCAAACAGGCTGAGCTAGTCCAGGCGCCCGTGATCGGGGATAGGGATACTCATGGAGACGTCACTATCACCAGCACGAAGGACCTGCCGGTTGTTTACACCCTGGACGGCACCGTGCCCACAGTTCGGTCGGCTATCTATCGGACGCCTATCCATCTGGTAAATGGCGGTGAAGTCCTGGCGGCATGCATTGCTCCAGATGGGCGACTCGGTATGCTGGCTCTGAAAGATATGCCAGGTGTCGCTCCGATCGGCTGGAAAATTGTCAGCGTTTCGAACGAGTTGCCGGAGCATCCTGCGATCAATGCGTTCGACGGAAATCCGAAAACGCTCTGGGAGACCGGTGCGAATGCACTGCCAGCTCCGCAAATCACGGTCGATATGGGAGATATTCATCGGGTCGCTGGCTTCACATATCTGCCGCGTCGGGACGGTAATCCCTCGGGCATCGTAGAAAAGTACCGTTTCGAAACCAGCGCCGATGGCCAGACCTGGAGTCTAGCTGTCGCTTCGGGCCGTTTCGAAAACATCTCTAACAATCCCGAACTGCAAAAGGTTTTCTTCCCTCCATCAGACGCCCGCTTTTTCCGGTTTACGGCATTGCAAGACACACAGAATGCTGGCAGAGCAGGTGCAGCCGAGATCTCCGTCATCTCGCCCTCTGAGACGACGCCTCACAACAAATGACGCGATTGTGAGCGCCAGCGTTATCACACGGCCTGTTGTAGTGCTACGAATACGAAAGGATCGAATGATTTCAGGCAATTTGTCCCGACGTGCACTCTTGAAGGAAGGTTCATTGGCTGCTGCGGCTGTTCCTTTCGGCCCCTACCTTCGAGCGCAGGCAAGCGTCTCGTCTACAAACGGGATCACGAAGGGAAAGTATCTGCCGACCTGGGAGTCTCTGCAGCAGTGGCGCATGCCGGAGTGGTTTCGTGACGCGAAGTTCGGTATCTGGGCGCATTGGTCGGCACAGTGCGTCCCGGAGCAGGGCGATTGGTACGGGCGCAACATGTACCTCCAGGGCAATCCGCAGTATGAGTTCCATTGCAAGACCTATGGGCATCCCTCCAAGGTGGGCTTCAAAGATATCGACCACATGTGGAAGGCGGATCGCTGGCAGCCCCACCAGTTAATGGACTTATACGTCAAGGCGGGAGCGAAGTACTTCTACGCACTGGGTTGTCATCATGACAACCTGGACTGCTTCGACTCCACCTATAACCACTGGAACACTACCAGAGTTGGCCCCATGAAGGACATCGTCGGCACATGGGAAAAGATCGTGCGCCAGCATGGACTTCGCTTCGGCATTTCAAATCACTCCTCGCACGCATGGCACTGGCTACAGCCAGCTTACGGCTACGATCCGGAGGGTCCGATGGCGGGGCTGCGCTATGACGCATACACATTGACGAAGGCGGACGGGAAAGGCCAGTGGTGGGATGGGCTCGATCCGCAGGAGCTTTACACGGGCCGCAACATTGTGATGCCGGACGGCATAAAGACCATCGCCAACGCCAATGCCTGGCATGAGAGCGGTGATCGCAAATGGCATGAAGAGCCACCGTCAATGAATCCGGCGTTCACCCGCAGGTGGTTTCTGCGCTGCAAGGAGATGGTCGACAAGTATAAGCCGGACATGCTCTATTTCGACGATACGGAGCTTCCACTTGGCCAGGCTGGGTTGGACGTTGTCGCCCACTTTTACAACGCAAACATGCGTTGGCACAATGGCCGCGAGGAGGCAGTGGTCGCGGCCAAGGAGTACACCCCCAAGCACATGGGTGCGACCATGCTGGACATCGAACGTGGCCGCGCACAAGGCATCCTCGAAGCTCCCTGGCAGACAGACACCTGCATTGGGGACTGGCATTATCGACGTTCGCTCTTCGACGAGCACTCGTACAAGCAGCCCAGCACTGTCGCGCAGATGCTCGTCGACATCGTAAGCAAGAACGGCAACCTGATGCTCAACATCCCTGTTCGTGGCGATGGAACGATCGATGAAGAGGAGCATAAGTTTCTGCGCGACTTCGGACGTTGGATGGCGGTGAATGGGGAGGCCATCTACGGCACGCGACCGTTCGCTGTCTACGGCGAGGGTCCGCCGGACATAACCGGTGCGCACAACTTCAACGAGCAGCACACCCGCCCCTACACCGCGGAAGATATCCGCTTCACGCGCAAAGGCGACCAGCTCTACGTATTTGCCTTGGGTTGGCCACACGACGGCGTGCTCCGGGTGAAGACACTCGCGAAGGAGAACTCCGTCTATCCGCAACTCATTCGCGGCGTAGAAATGCTGGGCAACGCAGGACGCCTGAACTTTCAGCAGACCGCACACGGTCTAGAAATTAAGCTTCCACCGCGAAGCCCTGAGATCCTCGACGCTTACTCGTTCCGCATCCTGGCCTGAGCCGCGGTTTGGACTGCGTACTCTTCAGGAGCCAACAGCTTTGCGATTGGCTGACCGACGTTCGCGAGTGGTTGCCCTGTGCAGGGCATCACTCAGCACAGAGCAACGTAAACTCAACCTTGCGCTGGTTCCGTAGTCCGCTCAGCTTCAGCCGTTGGCCGGACTTGCATGAATTTGTGATGGACCGCAATTGATGTGTAGTTTTCGCCGCCTTACCATTCACTTCAAGTAAGAGGTCGCCCGATTGCAATCCCGCACGCGCAGCAACAGAATCTGGAGGCGCGGTTTCCACGATCACACCCGTCTCCATGGGCGCCCCCTTCTCGGACATTTCACCTTGGCCTACAAGGTTGCGAACGGTAGCTCCCATCCACGGCATGGTGTCACGTCCCCTAGTGACGGCGAGCGTGGCCGATGGCGTGGCGAGCCACTTTGCGATATCCGGAGTCTGGGCAAGCATCCGCAGTCTCTTAGACCGAACTCCGTATTGCCTATGTGATAGACCCACGATGTCAAGACGGCGCGCTGGAGACTCCTCCGCAGAGAGAAGTCGCCTCCTACAGGGTCGAGGAACAGCGCATCTCCCTCAAGCGAGAGTGCATCCTGCCCGGAGAGCCTCTGCAGGTCCTCAGCACTCTTTGTTGCCGTCGCGCCGTCCCGTTGAAGGAAGTTCAGGTCGATCAATTGACCCCAGCCGCGCATTCGAATCGGCTGATATGGAGCGAAGACAATGTTCCTTTGAATCACGTCGCCAGTATGCGCGGGCCATACATGTGGATGAAACGTGTTGTTCACAAGCACATTGTCGAGTGCAGTCCGCAAAAACCCCTCACGGAACTTGATGCCGCCGCACAGGCAGAGATTTTCTGTAATCCGATAGTTCGTCGATCCATCGTCCAGATCGATATCCCATCCATGCGCGCATGCCCAGCGCGTGCGAGTGAGCACAATGGGTTGCACCGCATCGAGTGTCGGCAGGTCAAGCAGCGAGCCTGTCAGGAGGTCGTCTTCATTCGCACCATGGAGATGCCACCAGCGATCGCGCCCCCACGAATTGAACGCACCATGATCACTCGTCTCCAGCACTGTATCGAATACATCGCAACCATCCACGCAATGTCCTCCGAATGTACCATCGCCGATGTTGATCCCGGCGCGAGGTACACCGTAAATCGAACAGTTTGTCACCCGGATCTCACAGCTGGTGGAGATGTGAACACCGGCCGATTGCTTTTCAAAACGTCCGGTCCTCGCAATGAGACAGTCATCCACAAAGCAGTCGCGCGGATATGCGTCGTCCTTCGGCCCCAGTTTCCGGTCAATCTGATCGAGAGACGCTTCCTGGGAGTACCCAAGCAAAGCATTGCGCACCGCGCCAGGCCTGCCCACAAAGCAGATGCCATTCGATCCCGCCTCCTCAATGCGGCACGTTCTGAAACCCACCCGTCTCGCGTGGCCACTGACGAACACTGCGTTGCCGCCAACCTGATCGAAGAAACAATCTTCAAAACTGATATCTTCGGCGTTCTCGATCAGGAGTGCTCCACCGCGAAAGATGCGCCAATCGCTGCGCAGCAACTGTTCCCGCGTCTGCATGAAGGTGCGCTGCGTATGGCGGAAGGTGAGGCCGCGCAGGCGGACGCCATGCGCGGTCGCTGCCTCTTTCGAACCGATTTCGATGAGATTGACGAGGCGAACGATATCCACGTGCGCTCTCTTCAGATCGATACCACTGGGAGGATAGAAGTAAAGCGTCGAGGATCCTTCGTCGAGGTACCACTCGCCTGGCGCATCCAACTCCTCGAAGATCCCTTCTACGAAGCGAAACTCTTTATGCATCGGTTGGTCGCGATCGATCTGCCAGCCGCCTTCCATGGTCAGAAAACCTTCCACGTTGCGACCGGTCACACGATAGTGCAGGCTCCCCCAAAGCGACGCCTGCAAGCCGTGTACGTATGCGCCTTCCGGATGTTTCCATCGCCGCACGCGCTCGGGACTCAAAGCATCGATTGCCGTCCCGTTGAAATAGCACGCATTCTTGTCGAAGTTCGGATAACGCGCCAGGATTTGTCGTTGTCCGTTGACAAATAATTGGTCGGTCCTGGTGCCAGGAGGGACGGAAGCCTGATAGATCCCATCGCGGTATGGCTTCCATTCGAGAGAAAGACGGGAACCTCCACTTAGCACGGTCTCGCTGTCTCCGAAGGCTTCTATGCGTAGCGGACAAGCAGCCGTTCCCGCATCGTCGCTCGTAAGCCGGAGCGTCGCGGATAATTCGTGGACTCCTCCGTGCAGAAGGATCAACGCGGGAAAACCAGTCTCGTGCTTGCATTTCCGAGAGAGTTGCAATGCCCGCGAGAGGGTTCGAACTGGCGCAACAGGGGTTGCTGGATTGAGGTCATCACCCGACGGACTGACGTGTATCTCCGCTTCCACGCCGGGGCCTTCTGCGTTGAGCGCAAGCGGTCCACCTACGGCCACTGCACCAACGTTTCGAAGAAACTGCCGTCTATTCACTTGAACCTCTACCCTGCCTCAATCTCATTTCATTCTGTGGAGCCCGGAACTCCGTTCGCGGAGTCCTGGAATCTCGCAGACACCAGCACACTCGTCACCCTCTTGGAACGACTGGGATTGTGGGCCGCAGCCGCACCTGCTTGGTAGCGATGATCAACGAGGCAGGTATCAACCCGGGACCATCCATTTCTTCTTTCACTACCTCGACACGAATATTTCCGGGCTCCATGGTGCTCTGGACGATCGCCTGGGCCAGACCATTGAAAACCGAGCGCCTCGGTTCCTTATCGCTTTCCTGGCAGTTTGGATCTCCGTTGCCAACACCGATGAGTGTGCCCTCGCCGGAAACTTTCAAGACGATCTTGTTATCTGCGGTTGGTACAGGTCTGCCCTGCCGGTCGAGGATCTCGATCTTGAGAACAGCAAGATCTTCACCGTCGGCATTCATCTCGGTGCGGTCAGCGGTGAGCCGGATAGAGTGCGGTGCTCCAGTGGTCTCTCGCCTTTCGATCATGACCACCTTGCCGTCCCTCGATCCTCGTGCTTCGATCACGCCGGGCTCGTACTTTACCTTCCACTCGAGATGGCTCAGATGCGGAACCTTCTGCTTGCCAGCAGACTTTCCGTTCACCAGCAACTCCACCTCGTCCAGATTGGAATACACCCAAACCGGAATGTCTGTGCCTTCCCTGCCAGTCCAATTCCAATGCGGAAAGAGATGCAGCGAGGGTTCAGGACGCCACCACGCCTTGTAGTAGTAGAAGTAGTCCTTTGGAAATCCACACAGATCGACAATCCCGAAGTTGGAGCTGACGGACGGCCAACCGTATGGGGTCGGTTCACCACGATAGTCGAAGCCTGTCCAGGCAAATCCTCCTGCGGTCCAATCCCTCTCCCCGTAAAATTTCCACCATAGTTCTGGCAGCTCATAAACCCCGTGGTAGGAATCGACTACATTGCGCTTCGAGTCATTCGTGTATTCACCGCGCGTACTCACAGCACTCGACGTCTCCGAACCGAAGACTGGGCGCTTTGGGTTGTCCTTGTGAAAGGCATCCGGAAAATCCAGATGGTAGTTAAAGCCGACAACATCCACGGCGTCGGAGATCCCCCGCCTATTGTCGGCGTTGACAGCGGCAGTAACAACGCGAGTCGGGTCTAGTTCATGGCACTTGCGCACCATAGTGGCTGCAATTTTCGCTCCCTGCTCGGCCATCGGCCCTTGCAGCTGATTTTCTTCGTTGCCAATGGACCAGATGATCACCGACGGAGAGTTGCGGTACCGCTTGATCATCACTTCAAGTTGGCCGAGACCTTCCGCGCTTGAGCTCGTCTGCCGGGCTTCGCACATCAGCATCATGCCCATACGATCGCATGCTTCGACCCATTCGGGTGTAGGCATGTTATGCGCGGTCCGAACCGCGTTCGAGCCCATCTCACGCAGCACGGCGAGCCTGAACCACTGCAGTCGATCTGGCAGGGCAGCCCCCACGCCAGCATGATCCTGATGGTTGCAGGTACCCTGGATCTTCAAGGACTCGCCGTTCAGGAAAAAGCCCTTCTCGGGGTCGAAGGCGAGGCTACGCACGCCGAAAGAGACACGCTCACCATCGCAGACCGAGCCTTCCGTTTCGACGGTAACGATGGCCGAGTAAAGATTCGGTGCATCCACCGACCAGAGCGCGGGATTTGACAACTTCGCAGATGCCTGGAAAGTCGCGGATCCGTCTGGGTTGATCGATTGTTCGAGAGCCTCAGCTGTCGCTACCGCAACGCCGCGGGCATCTACGATGCTCCACTTGACTTTGGCTTTTTGTGGCTCATTGTGCTCGTTTTCCACGATCGTCGAAAGGTGCAGCGTTGCAGGTCTGCCGTCAACCGTGGAACGGACGACGCTCTCCCACCTGCTAAGGTGCACAGCATGGGTTTTGAGCAGCCAGACGTGCCGATAGACGCCCGCGCCCTCGTAAAACCAGCCATCTCCGAAGCTGGCGTCGACGCGCAGAACGATGTAGTTCTTCGCCCCGTATGCCAGGAAATCTGTCAGATCGAAGCGGAACGGGATATACCCGTTGTTGCTGCGGCCAACGAAACAACCATTGACGAAAACCAGGACATCGCGGAAGGCACCGTCGAACTCAACCCAGATGCGACGACCGGCATCGCTCGCGGGAGTCTCGAATTCACGCCGGTACCAACCCACACTGGTCTCTGGATAGCGTCGCCCCAACGGCTTATATCCGTGGGAACGCAGTTGGCTATCTCCGGTTCCGGAATCGTCATGAACGGATGGAAGCGCCACCGCCCAATCATGAGGCAGACGGACGGGAACCCAGTCAGAGTCGTTGAACTCAGCCTTCGCAAACTTAAACTCGCCCGTCTTTGAAAAATCGGCTTGGCCGTAGCCAAATTCCAGGTCCTTTGAGGGATCGGTGCCGTGACCAAACTTGAACTTCCATCCGAAGTCGAAGAGCAACTGCTCCCGAGGCGCGATAGCTGTCACGCTATCAGCTGCAGAGACAAGCTTCCTATCCAAAATCGAGTTCATGTCCCGGGCCCAGAGAGACCGCTCCAGTAGCGACGATGCCGAGATAGCAACAGAAGAAGCAAGAAGCTCACGACGAGTGATCAAAACCATATCAAGTCTCCGACCAAGGCGAATTGTCCTCTATCCAACCAATGAAAGCCACTCGCCAATGTTGGCAGCCAGCATGACGCTACTTCACAAACTCCTCACCGTATGGAGCCAGCTCGATCTCTCCCTTGTATCTCCGGTCGGAGAAAACTTCTTGTACATCCTTACCGAGGATGACCTTCTTCGTCTCGTTCGTTGTGTTGACGTAAAGTGTCCGGCCATTCACGACTCGTGCATATACCCCTTCGGGTGTGTTGGGACCGGGTTGTATGCCCAGCGGCCCATAGAGCGTGCCAAGAATCGCTTCAAGAAAAGAACGCTGCGCGGGAGCCGCGAGATAAAATGCCCGCCCTTTGCCGTACTTGTTCACGGTGAGGGCAGGCGGTGTTCCTGGGAGGTTGGAAAACTTCGCCAGCGGTTCTGCCGTCCCTGGCTCTAGAACTTCGTAGAAGCGTATGCTCCCCTTCACGGTCTTTCCGTCGAGCGTGAATTCCGGCGCTTCCTCCGGTTTATAGAACTGCGAGGTGCGCAGCCCGAAGACGTCGCTTAGTCTTCCCGGTAGAGCAGTATCGAACCACTGTCCATGTTCGTCGACTTTCGCGGAGAACGCGGTCATCAGGACAGCTCCTCCTCCGCTTACATAGGCGCGAATGGCCCTGGCGCTAGCATCGTCCATCACGTAGTCGGCCGGTATGACGACCAGTTTGTATGGCGATAGGCTGTCATGACCTATGTTGATAATGGCCGTATCGATATTGGCATGAAAGAACGGCTCGAAGGCACTTTGCACCTGATCCGTATAAGAGGGCGCAAAGTACTGAAGCGTCGTGTTGGAGGGACCATTCGGATGCGAAACAACGAACGAATCGAAGGAGTAGGCGATGGCTACCTCCGGATGCGTGTAGCGCGGAAAGCCAAACTTCTCCATCTCGCGAAACTCGGAGGCAATGTGCGCGAACTCATCGACCTTCCAGGAAGGTCTGCCGTCGTGGTCGAGTAGCCCAAAGAGCGCCTGCTCCTCTCCACCGAGGTGGCTGTTGAACGTCCACGCTAGAAATCCTTGCGCGCCCATCATCAATCCCAGATAGGCATACATGCGGCTTCTGCCAGGCGTTCCATAGTAGCCTCCGCCCCCTGCCGTGAACTCGTTGAACCATATCGGCGTTGGTAAATCCCCTTTGGTCATCAAGGCCCCGAATGCGCCGCTTACAGGATCCCCTGGGTAGAAGCCTTCGGCGCCGTAAGATACATACGATTTATATGTACTCAGATAGTCGAAGCCACGGCGCTGCGCATTGTCCCAGAGGTTGGAGATCGCTGGGATATCCGGCATATTGCGGCGACGGATCGCGTCGAGTTCATGGAGCCGTGTAACCGAAACATTTGACCAATAACGGTGCAAATCCAGGAAGCGTTCAGACGGGCCGGGCCCGTCGGCAAGCGGTAGATCAACATCATCGAAGCTATTTAGCCGACGCGACCAGCGCTGTGTGGCCCAGGCTTTATTGAGTTCCTCGATCGTTCCGTACTTCTTCCGAAGCCAGGTAATGAACCGCTGCCGGTCGGCCTCCGAGTACGACATTAAACCATTGCCGATCTCGTTGTCATAGCCGACCGCGATGACTGCCGGGTGGTGCATATACCGTTTCGTCATCGTCTCCGCGAGAATCGCGATTTCGCGGGCATAGTCAGGATCGCTGATGTTATCCATGTAACGCTCGGCAGGTGGTCGACGTTCCCCATTCTGGTTGACGATATCGACGCCGGGGTACTTGCGATGGAGCCAGATCGGTGCCGGCGTGCCGGGAATATCCAGAATCACCCTGATGCCGTTGGCCTGCATCTTATCCATGACCTTGTCGAACCATTCGAATTTAAACTGTCCTTGTGAAGGTTCAAAGGAATCCCACGAGAGATCCCCCATTCGCACCACGTTGAAGCCTGCATGCTTCATGATCGCGATATCGTGGTCAATCTCTTCAGGGGATCGATCGATGGGTTGGTAGCAGGCGCCGACGAAGAGCTGGCCGGCCCCCGGCCAACCCGGATGCGTTATGGCTTCCTGTGCAGTCGCTGCGAAGTTCGCGCTGGCCAGGGTGAGAAGAAAGGGTGCAACCCGCCGGATGGCCCAGGGGAGGAAAGTTCGCTGGCTCGCTGGCTCGACTTGATTCTTCATAGCTCCTCTCGCGCAAGAGACCGACTGCAGGCCTCTTGCGCCGTTATCGATTTCGCGTCAGTTTGATCAGAACAATATCGTTGCTATTCATGGGTACGGTGAATTTGAGTGTGCCCATCGCTCCGCTCCGAAGATTCCTCTCCGTCTCGGGAAGGTCCCGTGTGAACAGATTTAGCTGAGACACCTGTTGTACTGTCAGCGTCGTCGGAGAACCCATCTCGATATAGGCGCTGTAGGCATCGTTGGCGCGATAGCCAGTCCGATAAACCTTGAGATGGTAGATGGACTTGGGCTCAAGACGCACAGCTTGCACCATCATGGGCACGGCTTTGTGGGAAGGAACCAGTCTCGTGTAGAAGGAGTGGTTGCTGAGTTTCTGTTCCGGCTGCTCGAAGTTCCAAATCACGCCAGCAAGGTCACCGCCGCTCTTCGAGAACAGGGACTGTTCGTCGTTGTTTAGAAGACTCTCTCCTTGAAGGGCGTGCAGGTACTTATAAGCAAAGTACGCTGGCTTGCGAATCCCTTGGGGATTCATGAGTCCGAACCCGCCCTGAAAGGGAGCGGTAGGAGGGCCGGGTTCTTCGAACAGATCCGTATAAGTCCAGTAGCTCATCCCCTGCGCCATCCCTTGGCATGCCTTCAGCTTACTCAGGATATATGCGGCGCTTATGTAGGAATCGTGAACAGCGTCCCGCGGAGTATAACTGGTGGTCCACTCGGAGAAATAGAGCGGCAAGTTTGGGAACGGTGACTTTGAAATTTCCGAACGAACGCGGCGCACATCGCCAACGATCGCATCCGGAGACGGATCAAGCTTGGTGTCCGACTTTCCATTCTCATCGAGGAAGCCACCCTGCACCCCATAGGTATGCGTCGTTACGAAATCGACGCCTGCGCCGCTCTGCTTCATATGGGCCAGAAACTCAGGCACCCAGGCCGCACCTGCGGTAGATGGTCCGCCCACGCGCAACGCCGGGTCGACAGACTTGATCGTCTTTGCGGTCAGATCGTAGAGGGCAAAGTAAGCCTGCTGGTCTCCACCCTCAAAAAAACCTGAGAGATTCGGTTCGTTCCAAACTTCAAAGAACCATGTACGCACCTCATCCCCGCCGTAACGTGCCTCGATATGCCGGATGAAAGCGTCCACAAGATCGCGCCAACCGTCAGGCTGGGGATGCGACGTATTGCCATGCCAATAGAAGATGCTGCT
This genomic stretch from Terriglobus saanensis SP1PR4 harbors:
- a CDS encoding discoidin domain-containing protein, which gives rise to MKLACAVSTFTLLSVFTLGLSSATAQAALEGEDASSSAGYSTLQHIIGNDSSQVIVQKASRLLPRQNQTDWMRLERTFFIHFGPNTFRGVEWGNGHEDPSVFNPVQLDADQWVRTVRDGGGKMVILVCKHHDGLNLWPTRYSNHSVAFSPWEGGNGNLVRDVAAAARKYNIKLGVYLSPADLYQLKTNPSNPKGYYGNQSPKLRSIIPTDPTFFKTDPSKGRTQPAGFGRFTYQVDDYNRYFLNELYELLTEYGRIDEVWFDGANPDPSVQETYDYNAWYDMIRHLQPHAIIFGKGPDARWVGNESGVGRATEWSVIPLPTPPDQFRWPDMRDEDLGSRSKLVPGSYLWWYPAETNVPILHGWFWAEGKSSRTAAELVDIYYQSVGRNSNWLLNLSPDNRGLIPELQVANVRLMNQVVSETFARNLADGGTLTADSSQRMHSPSAVLDGNPDTWWEATPGRSTAILTIKLPHPAKFDVISLQEAVDHRGQRIESFAVDVKDGSQWKQVEQQTTIGHKRLLRLDSPVSTDEVRIRINSSRMEPTLAEIGLFKQAELVQAPVIGDRDTHGDVTITSTKDLPVVYTLDGTVPTVRSAIYRTPIHLVNGGEVLAACIAPDGRLGMLALKDMPGVAPIGWKIVSVSNELPEHPAINAFDGNPKTLWETGANALPAPQITVDMGDIHRVAGFTYLPRRDGNPSGIVEKYRFETSADGQTWSLAVASGRFENISNNPELQKVFFPPSDARFFRFTALQDTQNAGRAGAAEISVISPSETTPHNK
- a CDS encoding alpha-L-fucosidase codes for the protein MISGNLSRRALLKEGSLAAAAVPFGPYLRAQASVSSTNGITKGKYLPTWESLQQWRMPEWFRDAKFGIWAHWSAQCVPEQGDWYGRNMYLQGNPQYEFHCKTYGHPSKVGFKDIDHMWKADRWQPHQLMDLYVKAGAKYFYALGCHHDNLDCFDSTYNHWNTTRVGPMKDIVGTWEKIVRQHGLRFGISNHSSHAWHWLQPAYGYDPEGPMAGLRYDAYTLTKADGKGQWWDGLDPQELYTGRNIVMPDGIKTIANANAWHESGDRKWHEEPPSMNPAFTRRWFLRCKEMVDKYKPDMLYFDDTELPLGQAGLDVVAHFYNANMRWHNGREEAVVAAKEYTPKHMGATMLDIERGRAQGILEAPWQTDTCIGDWHYRRSLFDEHSYKQPSTVAQMLVDIVSKNGNLMLNIPVRGDGTIDEEEHKFLRDFGRWMAVNGEAIYGTRPFAVYGEGPPDITGAHNFNEQHTRPYTAEDIRFTRKGDQLYVFALGWPHDGVLRVKTLAKENSVYPQLIRGVEMLGNAGRLNFQQTAHGLEIKLPPRSPEILDAYSFRILA
- a CDS encoding PDZ domain-containing protein; the protein is MLAQTPDIAKWLATPSATLAVTRGRDTMPWMGATVRNLVGQGEMSEKGAPMETGVIVETAPPDSVAARAGLQSGDLLLEVNGKAAKTTHQLRSITNSCKSGQRLKLSGLRNQRKVEFTLLCAE
- a CDS encoding right-handed parallel beta-helix repeat-containing protein, with product MNRRQFLRNVGAVAVGGPLALNAEGPGVEAEIHVSPSGDDLNPATPVAPVRTLSRALQLSRKCKHETGFPALILLHGGVHELSATLRLTSDDAGTAACPLRIEAFGDSETVLSGGSRLSLEWKPYRDGIYQASVPPGTRTDQLFVNGQRQILARYPNFDKNACYFNGTAIDALSPERVRRWKHPEGAYVHGLQASLWGSLHYRVTGRNVEGFLTMEGGWQIDRDQPMHKEFRFVEGIFEELDAPGEWYLDEGSSTLYFYPPSGIDLKRAHVDIVRLVNLIEIGSKEAATAHGVRLRGLTFRHTQRTFMQTREQLLRSDWRIFRGGALLIENAEDISFEDCFFDQVGGNAVFVSGHARRVGFRTCRIEEAGSNGICFVGRPGAVRNALLGYSQEASLDQIDRKLGPKDDAYPRDCFVDDCLIARTGRFEKQSAGVHISTSCEIRVTNCSIYGVPRAGINIGDGTFGGHCVDGCDVFDTVLETSDHGAFNSWGRDRWWHLHGANEDDLLTGSLLDLPTLDAVQPIVLTRTRWACAHGWDIDLDDGSTNYRITENLCLCGGIKFREGFLRTALDNVLVNNTFHPHVWPAHTGDVIQRNIVFAPYQPIRMRGWGQLIDLNFLQRDGATATKSAEDLQRLSGQDALSLEGDALFLDPVGGDFSLRRSLQRAVLTSWVYHIGNTEFGLRDCGCLPRLRISQSGSPRHRPRSPSLGDVTPCRGWELPFATL
- the galA gene encoding beta-galactosidase GalA; its protein translation is MVLITRRELLASSVAISASSLLERSLWARDMNSILDRKLVSAADSVTAIAPREQLLFDFGWKFKFGHGTDPSKDLEFGYGQADFSKTGEFKFAKAEFNDSDWVPVRLPHDWAVALPSVHDDSGTGDSQLRSHGYKPLGRRYPETSVGWYRREFETPASDAGRRIWVEFDGAFRDVLVFVNGCFVGRSNNGYIPFRFDLTDFLAYGAKNYIVLRVDASFGDGWFYEGAGVYRHVWLLKTHAVHLSRWESVVRSTVDGRPATLHLSTIVENEHNEPQKAKVKWSIVDARGVAVATAEALEQSINPDGSATFQASAKLSNPALWSVDAPNLYSAIVTVETEGSVCDGERVSFGVRSLAFDPEKGFFLNGESLKIQGTCNHQDHAGVGAALPDRLQWFRLAVLREMGSNAVRTAHNMPTPEWVEACDRMGMMLMCEARQTSSSAEGLGQLEVMIKRYRNSPSVIIWSIGNEENQLQGPMAEQGAKIAATMVRKCHELDPTRVVTAAVNADNRRGISDAVDVVGFNYHLDFPDAFHKDNPKRPVFGSETSSAVSTRGEYTNDSKRNVVDSYHGVYELPELWWKFYGERDWTAGGFAWTGFDYRGEPTPYGWPSVSSNFGIVDLCGFPKDYFYYYKAWWRPEPSLHLFPHWNWTGREGTDIPVWVYSNLDEVELLVNGKSAGKQKVPHLSHLEWKVKYEPGVIEARGSRDGKVVMIERRETTGAPHSIRLTADRTEMNADGEDLAVLKIEILDRQGRPVPTADNKIVLKVSGEGTLIGVGNGDPNCQESDKEPRRSVFNGLAQAIVQSTMEPGNIRVEVVKEEMDGPGLIPASLIIATKQVRLRPTIPVVPRG